The Candidatus Woesearchaeota archaeon genome window below encodes:
- a CDS encoding ATP-binding protein — protein sequence MDKTIKTILVEWKSKKIPEVIPREINLQEYLHLKVNKIIVLNGFRRVGKTYILYGLANELLKSNSREEVVHINFEDERIPLRTEFLSNLIPAADELFSKKIKYLFLDEVHNIPGWSKWLRRIYDNQDMHIFVSGSSSRMSEEEIPTELRGRFLEIKIFPLSFKEFLNFKELSFDFKLLDYSEKERPLILKALAEYLIFGGLPEITLIDENKKFELAQSYYATLIKRDIVERYNIKNEVSLKALLKLLLDSREYSISKSYNNLKSLGYEIGKSTLQKYISYIENSYFAFSVPIFSYKIKDQMQYPKKIYFIDNAFISSISTKFSNNFGRLYENIVAVELKRRKKECYYWKNAEKEEVDFVLKNDSKVNQLIQVCYDFSDPDTKKREIKVLLKASKDLKCKNLLLINQDYFGEEESEWFGIKRKVKFIPLWKWILGKV from the coding sequence ATGGATAAGACAATAAAAACGATACTGGTGGAATGGAAAAGCAAAAAGATTCCCGAGGTAATTCCCAGAGAAATCAATCTTCAGGAGTATCTCCATCTAAAGGTTAACAAGATAATAGTATTAAACGGATTTAGGAGAGTTGGAAAAACTTATATCCTATACGGTTTGGCCAATGAGCTTCTTAAATCAAATTCTCGTGAAGAGGTGGTGCATATTAATTTTGAAGACGAAAGAATACCTCTTAGGACAGAATTTTTAAGCAATCTGATTCCTGCTGCAGACGAGTTATTCAGCAAAAAAATTAAATACCTGTTTTTGGATGAGGTGCATAATATCCCTGGATGGAGCAAATGGCTCAGGAGGATATACGACAATCAGGATATGCATATTTTTGTTTCAGGCTCTTCTTCAAGAATGTCTGAAGAGGAAATACCAACAGAATTAAGAGGGAGGTTTCTTGAAATTAAAATATTCCCTTTATCCTTTAAAGAGTTCTTAAATTTTAAGGAACTTAGTTTTGATTTTAAGCTGTTAGACTATTCAGAAAAGGAGAGGCCTCTTATCCTAAAAGCGCTTGCCGAATATCTCATTTTCGGAGGGCTGCCTGAAATAACCCTGATAGACGAAAATAAAAAATTTGAATTGGCGCAGTCTTATTATGCTACTCTTATCAAAAGGGATATTGTTGAAAGATATAATATAAAGAATGAAGTATCCCTAAAAGCACTATTAAAACTGCTTCTCGATTCAAGAGAATATTCTATAAGTAAGAGCTACAATAATCTTAAAAGTTTAGGCTATGAAATCGGTAAATCCACACTCCAGAAATATATATCGTATATTGAAAACTCATATTTTGCATTTAGCGTGCCTATTTTTTCTTATAAAATAAAAGACCAAATGCAGTACCCAAAAAAGATTTATTTTATAGATAACGCATTTATCAGCTCAATTTCAACGAAGTTCTCAAATAATTTTGGAAGACTTTACGAGAACATTGTTGCCGTTGAACTGAAAAGGAGAAAAAAAGAGTGTTATTACTGGAAGAATGCCGAAAAAGAGGAAGTGGATTTTGTCTTAAAAAATGATTCCAAGGTTAATCAGCTGATACAGGTTTGTTATGATTTTTCTGACCCCGACACAAAAAAGAGAGAGATCAAAGTCTTACTAAAAGCCAGTAAAGATTTAAAATGCAAAAATTTATTGCTGATTAACCAAGATTATTTTGGTGAAGAAGAATCCGAGTGGTTTGGGATAAAAAGAAAGGTTAAATTTATTCCCCTTTGGAAATGGATTTTGGGAAAAGTTTAA
- a CDS encoding nuclear transport factor 2 family protein, whose protein sequence is MTLDELDVVKQQLRGIGTKWVTYFNTRDLDELLDLYDDNATHYSPRLRRDDNPEGKIVGKSELRRWWGNSFLCFPTLQYNLEAISVDGVESGFENVRETPWKKDAYLVDVKKDVEIKGTIFIKYKRTVSGQPDTYVAEEFKVKHGKIVESRVYLG, encoded by the coding sequence ATGACGCTGGATGAATTAGATGTTGTCAAGCAACAACTAAGAGGTATTGGGACAAAGTGGGTCACTTATTTTAATACAAGAGATCTTGATGAACTATTAGATCTTTACGATGATAATGCTACCCACTATAGTCCACGATTACGTAGAGATGATAATCCTGAAGGTAAAATAGTGGGAAAATCTGAACTACGTAGATGGTGGGGAAATTCATTTCTATGTTTTCCTACGTTACAATATAATCTTGAAGCTATTTCCGTAGATGGTGTTGAATCTGGATTTGAGAATGTCAGAGAAACTCCGTGGAAAAAAGATGCGTATCTTGTTGATGTTAAAAAAGATGTAGAGATTAAAGGAACTATTTTTATTAAATATAAACGAACAGTTTCTGGACAACCTGATACGTATGTAGCTGAAGAGTTTAAAGTAAAGCATGGAAAAATAGTTGAATCACGGGTTTATCTTGGATAA